The window AAATCCCAGAATATTGGAATCAATTGGCAAGCCAGATACTTGCCCATCTCCAATTTCAATAATTATCCATTCTCCAGAATCTGTCTTTCCGATGTCCATCGAAAAAAAGTTGCTTCCAATATTCTGAGCAAGACGATTGAAGATCGTTAAATCAGGTTTCTCATCATCGTAATGAATATCTTCCCAATAATCGAATTGAAAAAGAAATTGTTTTTGGAAATAAAACAACCTAAATTCCTTTGAGAGTGGTATCTGACTCTTAGAATGCATAGATATTCTTTCAAGATTCACGAACTCTCTAAATACTATACCTTCATTAATGTGTTCACCTTGTCGATCAATGAAATTCTTGATTACAATGGTTGCGTGATTTCTATCCGAAGCATCAGGTATGAAAAATGATTCGTTCCATTCGTGTTTCCTAGATTTCACATAATCCTTTATGATAATT is drawn from Paenibacillus sp. V4I7 and contains these coding sequences:
- a CDS encoding ATP-grasp domain-containing protein, with product MFLIFCSDPMNKNAVDFDYEKEYSIAKSLGFSVMLISLEELLEGNTDKSLSKINAVESHESALYRGWMMKPKNYENLYNGLQKKNIILINNPDAYKNGHWFPNSYDKIKDFTPYSNWIHIENLNNDFDIIYRNLSEFGNKPIIIKDYVKSRKHEWNESFFIPDASDRNHATIVIKNFIDRQGEHINEGIVFREFVNLERISMHSKSQIPLSKEFRLFYFQKQFLFQFDYWEDIHYDDEKPDLTIFNRLAQNIGSNFFSMDIGKTDSGEWIIIEIGDGQVSGLPIDSNILGFYKSIKERTG